Proteins from a single region of Bombus pascuorum chromosome 5, iyBomPasc1.1, whole genome shotgun sequence:
- the LOC132906787 gene encoding BTB/POZ domain-containing protein KCTD5 isoform X1 — protein MEDFSDTNSHEMTENHVQKRCNNQWVRLNVGGTYFLTAKTTLARDPNSFLYRLCQEDSDLISDRDETGAYLIDRDPTYFSPVLNYLRHGKLVINKDLTEEGVLEEAEFYNITELIRLVKERIILRDTRPLRDSKKHVYRVIQCHEDELTQMVSTMSDGWKFEQLINIGSQYNYGNNDHAEFLCVVSREYGASQLNSKEQESTDRVKVSLLHSKFLCHSFNQSNYT, from the exons ATAATCAGTGGGTTCGATTAAATGTTGGtggtacatattttttaacggCGAAGACTACTTTAGCTAGAGACCCCAATTCATTTCTCTATCGGTTGTGTCAAGAAGATTCTGACCTAATCTCAGACAGG GATGAAACTGGAGCATATTTAATAGATCGTGATCCAACATATTTTAGTCCTGTTTTAAATTACTTACGTCATGGGAAATTGGTTATTAACAAAGATTTAACAGAAGAAGGTGTCTTAGAAGAagcagaattttataatattacagaaCTCATTCGGCTagtgaaagaaagaattatctTAAGAGATACCAGACCATTAAGAGATTCAAAGAAACATGTTTATAGAGTCATTCAGTGTCATGAAGATGAATTAACTCAAATGGTATCAACAATGTCTGATGGATGGAAATTTGAAcag ttaatCAATATAGGATCTCAATATAATTATGGAAATAATGATCATGCTGAATTTCTATGTGTGGTCAGTCGAGAATATGGAGCCAGTCAACTCAATAGCAAGGAACAAGAATCAACGGATCGTGTTAAGGTATCATTATTGCATTCAAAATTCTTATGTCACTCTTTTAACCAAAGCAATTATACATAG